In Corvus moneduloides isolate bCorMon1 chromosome 6, bCorMon1.pri, whole genome shotgun sequence, the sequence GAAGTCGACGCGGGCCTGCAGGAGCTCGGCCTGGCGCTCGGAGAGGAAGCCGAGGCGCGCCCAGAGCGGCTCCCGCGCCCGGTAGCGGCGGCGCAGCTCGGCGGCAGCGCTGCGGCGACGGTGCAGCTCGGCCACCCGGCGGGCCGTGCCCTCGCGGAACACGCACACGGAGCGGAGCAGCGGCTCGTTGTAGGGGTCCCACATGGCGAGGAGGCGGTAGCCGTGCACCAGCCCCGCCTCGTTGTCCATGAAGACGAGCCCGCCGTCGGGGGCGCGGAGCAGATTGCTGGTAGCGCGGCGCATCACCCGTGGGTCCCACTGCAGGCTGAAGAGGTTGCTGACCAGGCGGTCGAAGTTGGCCGTCAGGTAGTCGAAGAGGATCAGATCGCTCCACTGCACCAGCTCCACCAGCTGTGACGGCGGCAGCCCGACCAGCTCCCCCGCCGACAACGGCTGCAGCCGCCGGCCGGCGCTCGCCTCGGCGCCCCAGGGCGCGGGAGCCACCACGGCGGTGAGATTGTCCACCCAGCGGGTCAGGCTGACCACGGCGCCCTCGGCCCAGTGCGAGCCGCGCAGCTCCTCGCGCACCGGCTCCCACTGCTGCCCGCGGGCTTCCACCAGGGCGAGGGCCATGGGCGGCAGCCGCTCCTGCATGCCCAGCACCCCGGCCAGGTGATACGAGAGCGCCTCGCCCTGGATCTGCTCCGGGTTGATGCCATAGCGGACGCAGGCGCGGCTCCCATCCGACAGCCGCGCCAGCCGGTTGGAGCTGCGCCCGCAGCCGCCCCGCTCCAGCGAGGCCACGCGGGCTGCGCGGGCGGCCGACAGCCacgccgccgcctcctccgccGCGAAGCCCGGCGGcacctgctcctccagctcacGGCTCCAGAAGATGCCCCGCTCCACCGGAGAGCCGGTGTCGGCCGGCGGCTGCGAGTCGGTTACAGCGAGCTGCTCCTCGCCGTCCCGCTCCTCCCGGTCCGTCGCCGCCGCCGGCACCGCCAGCAGCGTCCGAAAAGTTTTctgcccgccgccgccgctggaCTCGCCCCGCACCGCCGAGGAGCGCCCCCAGCCCCATCGCCCCGGGGGCTGCCCGGCGGGCAGGCGCGGCTccggcagcgccgccgcctcccgccgcaGCAGTACCGTCCAGAGCCCCGGCAGGgcgcccagca encodes:
- the FJX1 gene encoding four-jointed box protein 1 translates to MKRARRAAPGPLPVLGLLLLGALPGLWTVLLRREAAALPEPRLPAGQPPGRWGWGRSSAVRGESSGGGGQKTFRTLLAVPAAATDREERDGEEQLAVTDSQPPADTGSPVERGIFWSRELEEQVPPGFAAEEAAAWLSAARAARVASLERGGCGRSSNRLARLSDGSRACVRYGINPEQIQGEALSYHLAGVLGMQERLPPMALALVEARGQQWEPVREELRGSHWAEGAVVSLTRWVDNLTAVVAPAPWGAEASAGRRLQPLSAGELVGLPPSQLVELVQWSDLILFDYLTANFDRLVSNLFSLQWDPRVMRRATSNLLRAPDGGLVFMDNEAGLVHGYRLLAMWDPYNEPLLRSVCVFREGTARRVAELHRRRSAAAELRRRYRAREPLWARLGFLSERQAELLQARVDFVHRHIAHCRAQAAVL